The Winogradskyella schleiferi genome has a window encoding:
- the lpxD gene encoding UDP-3-O-(3-hydroxymyristoyl)glucosamine N-acyltransferase: MKSFSIEDINAIINGEVIGETTNQITGLEQIQKANENQATFIGNRKFAGLWKDSKASLAVVNDNIDIEPGDNRVFIKVKNADLAMAKLLETFTPKAPHFETDIHPSATIDKSAKIGNGSRVGAGSYIGKDVVLGANVTIYPNVTILDETTIGDHTTVWSGTIIRERSVIGSHCIFHNNVSIGADGFGYRPSDDGRGLVKIPHIGNVVIGNGVEIGANSCVDRGKFSSTILGDGCKIDNLVQIAHNCVLGRSCIMAGSSGLAGSVTLGDGVVIGGSASIKDHTTIHSGATVGAGSGVMNDVPAGKTVLGYPAVDSREMLKQWVALRKLAR; encoded by the coding sequence ATGAAATCATTCTCAATAGAAGACATTAATGCCATTATCAATGGCGAAGTTATAGGTGAAACTACAAATCAAATAACCGGTTTAGAACAAATTCAGAAAGCCAATGAAAACCAAGCTACTTTTATTGGAAACCGAAAATTTGCAGGTTTATGGAAAGATTCAAAAGCCAGCTTAGCTGTTGTAAATGACAATATTGATATTGAACCAGGCGATAATCGGGTGTTTATAAAAGTAAAAAATGCGGATTTGGCTATGGCTAAATTGTTGGAGACCTTTACACCAAAAGCACCTCATTTTGAAACTGACATTCATCCTTCAGCAACAATAGATAAATCGGCTAAAATCGGTAATGGCAGTCGAGTAGGAGCTGGTTCTTACATTGGCAAAGATGTGGTTTTAGGCGCTAATGTAACCATATATCCTAATGTCACTATTTTAGATGAAACCACCATTGGAGATCACACAACGGTTTGGTCTGGAACGATTATTAGAGAGCGCTCTGTTATTGGAAGCCATTGTATTTTTCACAATAATGTGAGTATTGGAGCCGATGGATTTGGTTATCGTCCGAGTGATGATGGCAGAGGCCTGGTAAAGATTCCTCATATTGGGAATGTGGTCATTGGAAATGGGGTTGAAATTGGCGCTAATTCTTGTGTGGATCGTGGTAAATTTAGTTCGACGATTTTAGGTGATGGTTGTAAAATTGATAATTTAGTTCAGATTGCACATAATTGCGTCCTTGGAAGATCTTGTATTATGGCGGGAAGTTCTGGACTTGCAGGTTCTGTTACCTTAGGTGATGGCGTTGTTATTGGAGGATCCGCTTCAATAAAAGACCATACGACTATTCATTCTGGAGCCACTGTCGGCGCAGGTTCTGGTGTTATGAACGATGTTCCTGCCGGAAAAACGGTATTAGGTTATCCTGCGGTTGACTCTAGGGAAATGCTAAAGCAATGGGTGGCGCTTAGAAAATTAGCTAGATAA
- a CDS encoding KTSC domain-containing protein, protein MKRINEYKKLFSVEDSIDLKVLKTSYRNLVKEWHPDKFQDGDIGQEEAEYKSRQIIDGYHFLVSIAPETKASNLEEYNVTITNSSILDFQHKGQLLEITFLDGSTYEYFGVPKNVFIKFLNSDKQMRFARRSIFNSYLYRKSKKELQEV, encoded by the coding sequence ATGAAGCGCATTAACGAGTACAAAAAACTATTTTCTGTAGAGGATTCTATCGATTTAAAAGTATTAAAGACATCCTATAGAAACCTAGTAAAAGAATGGCATCCAGATAAGTTTCAAGATGGCGATATAGGGCAAGAAGAAGCCGAATATAAAAGTCGTCAGATTATTGACGGTTATCATTTTTTAGTGAGTATTGCACCAGAAACTAAAGCTTCAAATCTCGAAGAATATAACGTAACAATTACGAATTCTAGCATTCTGGATTTTCAACATAAAGGACAACTCCTAGAAATTACCTTTTTAGATGGTTCTACCTATGAATACTTTGGCGTTCCAAAAAATGTTTTTATCAAGTTTTTAAATTCAGATAAACAAATGCGCTTTGCAAGACGCAGTATTTTTAATTCCTATTTATATAGAAAATCTAAGAAGGAGCTTCAAGAAGTTTAG
- a CDS encoding adenylate/guanylate cyclase domain-containing protein: protein MFFNRKACCYLIGLFFFITLYSFGQNQEITDRLTKIYENNDLVGIEKLELLRDLSFNAVYDFELSLKYAEELISLSIIEDNNRYLFHGYLQKGNTNRFAGNLNNALNAFFKSVEVAMKFEYIAGQGAANIAIADVYSEMGNSTNAATYYDKGIQFLRKTNDTESLATALLNAGDEAFNTDNYNLALEYFEESGILFKNDNYLIGTAYNLGNIGMVYAEQGKDELAESNINEAIAILEELEDYYPISVYLTYMSDIYSRKKDFNTALAYLHRSLNLAQQYGLKDQISDANLKLTEFHERKGDSATAYKFFKEHIEYRDLVINLKSVQETADLRTNFEVSQEQAKTEISEQKRKTERLALWSTLGVLFLIGVLAYGLFKKNKFVRKTNKIIAFEKDRSDKLLLNILPEETAQELKDKGRVEAKQYPSATVLFSDFKGFTSYAENLSPEQLVQTIDYYFSKFDLIMETYGLEKIKTIGDAYMAVGGLSYDNVDQAKEMVLAAKEMNEFVAQAKNDDTTTATFDIRIGINTGPVVAGVVGTKKFAYDIWGDTVNIASRMESNSEPGRINISEHTYEIIKHDFDCEYRGEIAVKNRGVLKMYFLSV, encoded by the coding sequence ATGTTTTTTAATAGAAAAGCCTGTTGTTATTTAATAGGCTTATTTTTTTTTATAACCTTATATAGTTTTGGTCAAAATCAAGAGATTACAGATAGGTTGACTAAAATTTATGAAAATAACGATCTAGTTGGTATCGAAAAATTAGAGTTACTAAGAGATTTATCTTTTAATGCTGTATATGATTTTGAATTATCCTTGAAATATGCTGAAGAATTAATCTCACTTTCAATTATTGAAGATAACAATAGGTATTTATTCCATGGCTATCTTCAAAAAGGAAACACAAATCGGTTTGCTGGAAATTTGAATAACGCCTTAAATGCTTTTTTTAAAAGTGTGGAAGTTGCCATGAAGTTTGAATATATTGCTGGTCAAGGCGCTGCAAATATTGCCATTGCAGATGTTTATTCAGAAATGGGAAATTCAACAAATGCAGCAACCTACTACGATAAGGGTATTCAGTTTTTACGTAAAACTAATGATACTGAATCCTTAGCAACTGCATTATTGAATGCTGGAGATGAAGCCTTTAATACTGATAATTATAATTTAGCATTAGAATATTTTGAAGAATCAGGAATTCTTTTTAAGAATGATAATTATTTGATTGGGACAGCCTATAATTTAGGTAATATTGGAATGGTCTATGCAGAACAAGGAAAAGATGAATTGGCCGAGTCAAACATTAATGAAGCGATTGCAATTCTTGAGGAATTGGAAGACTATTACCCAATTTCTGTGTATCTCACTTATATGTCAGATATTTATTCAAGGAAGAAGGATTTTAATACGGCATTGGCCTACTTGCATAGAAGTTTGAATTTAGCTCAACAATATGGCCTTAAAGATCAAATAAGCGATGCTAATTTAAAGCTTACAGAATTTCATGAAAGAAAAGGTGATAGTGCGACTGCATATAAATTTTTTAAAGAGCATATAGAATATCGTGATCTTGTTATCAACCTTAAATCAGTACAGGAAACGGCAGATTTGCGCACTAATTTTGAAGTATCTCAAGAACAAGCAAAAACTGAGATATCGGAACAAAAACGAAAAACTGAACGTCTCGCTTTATGGTCAACACTTGGTGTTCTTTTCCTAATCGGTGTATTAGCTTATGGTTTATTTAAGAAGAACAAATTTGTTAGGAAAACCAATAAAATCATAGCTTTTGAAAAAGACCGTTCCGATAAATTATTACTCAATATTCTACCAGAAGAAACCGCACAAGAACTTAAAGACAAGGGCAGAGTAGAGGCAAAGCAGTATCCTTCAGCTACGGTTTTGTTTTCAGATTTTAAAGGGTTTACAAGCTATGCAGAGAACCTTTCTCCAGAACAATTGGTGCAAACCATAGATTATTATTTTTCTAAATTCGATTTAATTATGGAGACATACGGACTCGAAAAAATTAAAACCATTGGTGATGCCTATATGGCTGTTGGTGGTTTAAGTTATGATAACGTTGACCAAGCCAAAGAAATGGTATTGGCGGCTAAAGAAATGAATGAATTTGTAGCCCAAGCAAAGAATGATGATACGACCACAGCCACTTTCGACATCCGAATTGGCATCAATACAGGACCCGTTGTTGCTGGAGTGGTGGGCACCAAAAAGTTTGCTTATGACATTTGGGGAGATACCGTCAATATTGCGTCACGTATGGAAAGTAATTCTGAACCAGGACGTATCAATATTTCAGAACATACCTACGAGATTATAAAGCATGATTTCGATTGTGAATACAGAGGTGAGATTGCGGTTAAAAATAGAGGTGTTTTAAAAATGTATTTTCTAAGCGTCTAA
- a CDS encoding SDR family NAD(P)-dependent oxidoreductase, giving the protein MSNKAKKQSKDISSEEIEKCISILEYLVANTNDIFEIPKSQRTALIKASGQLSRPSREEFSRRKKDAKKAAKRKQAARDKNARKITGIRSAREAHVFVAPKLLPEADLKAKEQLELESPRNCYVCKTLFTKLHHFYDTMCEACGDFNYAKRFQTADVKGQVAVITGSRLKIGYHITLMLLRGGATVIATTRFPVDSALRFSQEDDFTEWGHRLKIHGLDLRHIPSVEIFCNFIEQRYEKLDILINNAAQTVRRPAGFYSHLMPNEERPIDELPKFAQDLLRDHSECLTELKQLTSGASSNKNMPVTWHGPEPGIGLRASAKLSQIPYSFDNALVSQEVFPEGKLDADLQQVDLRKTNSWRLKLGEIETTEMIEVQLVNSVAPFVLCNRLSEVMKKDHTGQKHIINVSAMEGKFHSFFKEDRHPHTNMAKAALNMLTHTAAGSLAKEGIYMNAVDTGWVTDEDPAELAKRKQELHDFQPPLDIVDGAARVMDPLFDGINTGKHWSGKFLKDYRPISW; this is encoded by the coding sequence ATGAGCAACAAAGCCAAAAAACAATCCAAAGACATTTCTTCCGAAGAGATTGAAAAATGCATTAGCATTTTAGAATATTTGGTGGCTAATACTAACGATATTTTTGAAATCCCAAAATCACAACGAACCGCTTTAATAAAAGCCTCAGGACAATTATCACGACCAAGTAGAGAAGAGTTTTCACGTCGAAAGAAAGATGCCAAGAAAGCCGCAAAGCGAAAGCAAGCGGCTAGAGATAAAAATGCTCGAAAAATTACAGGCATAAGAAGCGCAAGAGAGGCACATGTTTTTGTGGCTCCAAAATTATTACCAGAAGCCGACTTAAAAGCCAAGGAACAATTAGAGCTGGAATCGCCTCGGAACTGCTATGTCTGTAAAACCTTATTTACCAAACTGCATCATTTTTATGATACGATGTGTGAAGCATGTGGCGATTTTAATTATGCGAAACGTTTTCAAACGGCAGATGTAAAAGGGCAAGTCGCTGTAATCACTGGTTCACGATTAAAAATCGGTTATCACATTACATTAATGCTACTAAGAGGGGGCGCAACAGTTATTGCAACCACACGTTTTCCTGTGGATTCTGCGTTACGTTTTTCGCAGGAAGACGACTTTACAGAATGGGGACATCGCTTAAAAATCCATGGTCTCGATTTAAGGCATATTCCGAGTGTGGAAATCTTCTGTAATTTTATAGAACAACGTTATGAAAAGTTAGATATACTCATCAATAATGCAGCGCAGACCGTAAGACGTCCTGCTGGTTTCTATAGCCATTTAATGCCAAATGAAGAGCGACCGATAGACGAGTTACCAAAATTTGCCCAAGATCTGCTCAGAGATCATAGTGAATGTTTAACCGAACTAAAGCAATTGACTTCTGGAGCGTCATCCAATAAAAATATGCCAGTGACTTGGCATGGTCCAGAACCTGGTATTGGTTTAAGGGCTTCAGCAAAATTATCCCAAATTCCTTATAGTTTCGATAATGCCTTGGTATCACAAGAGGTGTTTCCAGAAGGGAAATTGGATGCCGATTTGCAACAAGTGGATTTAAGAAAAACCAACAGTTGGCGATTAAAGCTTGGCGAAATTGAAACAACAGAAATGATTGAAGTGCAACTCGTGAATTCTGTGGCCCCTTTTGTATTGTGCAATCGTTTATCTGAAGTCATGAAAAAAGACCACACAGGTCAAAAACATATTATCAACGTTTCTGCAATGGAAGGGAAGTTCCATTCGTTTTTTAAGGAAGATCGTCATCCACATACCAATATGGCAAAAGCCGCTTTAAATATGTTGACACATACAGCCGCTGGAAGTTTAGCCAAAGAAGGGATTTACATGAATGCAGTTGATACCGGTTGGGTCACTGATGAAGATCCTGCTGAATTGGCAAAGCGCAAACAAGAACTACACGATTTTCAACCACCTTTAGATATCGTCGATGGTGCTGCACGCGTCATGGATCCTTTATTTGATGGTATCAACACGGGCAAACATTGGTCTGGTAAATTCTTAAAGGATTATCGTCCTATTAGCTGGTAA
- a CDS encoding NAD-dependent succinate-semialdehyde dehydrogenase: protein METTIEKETIKTINPSNGKELKSYEYMTSEDVENTIKKSHEAFLDWKTKSYEERGKIIKAIGEELQNHKSELAKIMTDEMGKLLKQSHQEVDLCAGICEYSAKKASEVLKNEERELQDGGKGIITYSPIGVIYGIQPWNYPAYQVIRYSISNLMAGNSVLLKHAANVTGTAKLLESIYKSAGLPEGLFSVLVIDHDQSNDVIKNKLVRGITLTGSPKAGETIGEKAGKALKKSVLELGSNDAYIVLDDADLDLAVKTCVQGRIYNNGETCIAAKRFIVVDAIYDDFRDAFVKAMKDLKVGDPTEESSDMGPMARKDLREKLHDQVEKSIANGAKVLCGGEIPDGDGYFYPATVLESVSSGQPAYDDELFGPVAALIKAKDEDDAMRIANDSRFGLGGGIFSKDIEHATKLAENHFDTGMVFINKFGLAEPNMPFGGVKDSGFGREHGGFGMKEFVNVKSIMIAKS from the coding sequence ATGGAAACGACAATTGAAAAAGAAACAATTAAAACTATAAATCCTTCCAACGGAAAAGAATTGAAATCTTACGAATACATGACTTCTGAGGACGTTGAAAACACTATCAAAAAATCACACGAGGCTTTTTTGGACTGGAAAACAAAGTCTTATGAAGAGCGTGGTAAGATCATTAAGGCCATAGGAGAAGAACTTCAGAATCATAAATCTGAATTGGCAAAAATCATGACAGATGAAATGGGCAAACTATTAAAGCAGAGTCATCAGGAAGTTGATTTATGTGCAGGCATTTGTGAATATTCCGCAAAGAAGGCATCAGAGGTTTTAAAAAATGAAGAACGGGAATTGCAAGATGGTGGAAAAGGGATTATCACCTACTCGCCTATTGGTGTTATTTATGGCATTCAGCCATGGAATTATCCAGCTTATCAAGTGATTCGCTATAGTATTTCTAATCTTATGGCTGGAAACAGTGTCCTTTTAAAACACGCAGCTAATGTGACGGGAACGGCAAAATTATTGGAATCTATCTATAAATCTGCAGGTTTACCAGAAGGTTTGTTTAGTGTACTCGTTATTGATCACGACCAATCCAATGATGTCATTAAGAATAAATTAGTTAGAGGAATTACTTTAACTGGTAGCCCTAAGGCAGGAGAAACCATAGGAGAAAAAGCAGGAAAAGCTTTAAAGAAATCGGTTCTTGAATTAGGAAGTAATGATGCCTATATAGTACTCGACGATGCTGATTTAGACCTCGCCGTTAAAACATGTGTACAAGGACGAATCTATAACAATGGAGAAACCTGTATCGCCGCCAAACGTTTTATCGTTGTTGATGCTATTTATGATGACTTTAGAGATGCTTTTGTAAAAGCAATGAAAGATTTAAAGGTTGGAGATCCAACAGAAGAATCTTCAGATATGGGACCTATGGCACGTAAAGATTTACGTGAAAAGCTTCACGATCAAGTTGAAAAAAGTATCGCAAACGGTGCCAAAGTACTATGTGGTGGAGAAATACCAGATGGAGACGGCTACTTTTATCCGGCAACTGTACTTGAGTCCGTTAGTTCTGGCCAACCAGCTTACGATGATGAGCTTTTTGGACCTGTGGCTGCATTGATCAAAGCGAAAGATGAAGATGATGCCATGCGCATTGCCAATGACAGTCGATTTGGACTTGGTGGCGGTATATTTTCAAAAGATATAGAGCACGCTACAAAACTAGCCGAAAATCACTTTGACACAGGAATGGTGTTTATCAATAAATTTGGATTAGCAGAGCCAAATATGCCCTTTGGAGGCGTTAAAGACTCAGGATTTGGAAGAGAACATGGTGGATTTGGCATGAAGGAATTTGTGAATGTAAAATCGATTATGATTGCTAAGTCATAA
- a CDS encoding peptidoglycan DD-metalloendopeptidase family protein, with protein MKYIFFCFALVCFTFNTFAQKDSLSNSIKIELPIAKFSKGVLTETVEIPLVAPITEQLDITAEYWDTTIYNPYRNTMQQFPMVLNFNDSTYASPVPRTKVVTSHYGWRKGRAHRGIDIDLITGDSVVSVLDGIVRYARYTNGFGNTVVVRHYNGLESTYAHLSRIDVKPNDSIAKGQYLGKGGNTGNSRGSHLHLELSYKGQPIHPEYLFDFSPKNAIRADQVWVTQKWAHARFHNSRRVSKVKVIKSADEAALLSLAKQPRFYVVKKGDTLYDISRRNNMSVAKLCNTNAIKQNAPLKIGQKLVLEL; from the coding sequence ATGAAATACATTTTTTTCTGTTTTGCTTTAGTGTGCTTCACATTCAATACGTTCGCACAAAAAGACTCTCTTTCCAATTCCATAAAAATAGAATTACCAATAGCCAAATTCAGCAAAGGTGTATTGACTGAAACCGTTGAAATTCCTTTAGTGGCTCCTATCACAGAACAACTTGATATCACAGCCGAATATTGGGATACAACCATTTACAATCCCTATAGAAATACCATGCAACAATTTCCAATGGTATTAAACTTTAATGATAGTACTTACGCTTCTCCTGTGCCGCGTACCAAAGTGGTCACATCGCATTACGGCTGGCGAAAAGGACGCGCTCATAGAGGCATTGATATTGATTTAATCACAGGTGATTCCGTTGTCTCTGTTTTGGACGGTATTGTCCGCTATGCCAGATATACCAATGGATTTGGAAATACAGTTGTGGTACGTCATTACAATGGTTTGGAATCGACCTATGCGCATTTATCACGAATTGATGTCAAACCTAATGATTCTATCGCTAAAGGTCAATATTTAGGAAAAGGCGGCAATACGGGAAATTCCAGAGGAAGCCACTTACATCTGGAATTAAGCTATAAAGGTCAACCTATCCATCCTGAATATCTTTTCGATTTTTCTCCAAAAAATGCCATTAGAGCAGATCAAGTTTGGGTGACCCAAAAATGGGCACATGCCAGATTTCATAACTCAAGACGTGTGAGTAAAGTAAAGGTTATTAAGTCTGCTGATGAAGCTGCCTTGTTAAGTTTAGCAAAGCAACCCAGATTCTACGTGGTAAAAAAAGGGGATACACTTTATGATATTTCGAGACGTAATAATATGTCAGTTGCCAAGCTGTGTAACACCAATGCCATTAAACAAAACGCTCCGTTAAAAATTGGTCAGAAATTAGTTCTAGAACTTTAG
- a CDS encoding cold-shock protein produces the protein MIKGTVKFFNDTKGFGFITEEGSNKEHFVHISGLIDDIREGDQVEFDLTEGKKGLNAINVKVI, from the coding sequence ATGATTAAAGGAACAGTAAAATTCTTCAACGACACCAAAGGTTTTGGTTTTATCACAGAAGAAGGTTCAAACAAAGAACATTTTGTACACATCTCAGGATTGATAGACGATATTCGCGAAGGCGACCAAGTTGAATTCGATCTTACAGAAGGCAAAAAAGGCTTAAACGCCATAAACGTAAAAGTTATTTAA
- a CDS encoding DEAD/DEAH box helicase produces MSETNQAVQEKKTDKELYDYQHGAISQIFEKFDNERDDYHLLYQLPTGGGKTVIFSEMVRQYLKNHDKKVLIMTHRVELCNQTSKMLDGFGVTNKVVNSKANLDDQGEYSCFVAMVETLNNRLNDDKLDISDVGLVIIDEAHYNSFTKLFKFFEKSFILGVTATPLSSNKELPMKDNYDELITGETIENLIENEFLARAETYAYDMGLTSLEVGSNGDYTVKSSEDLYSSPAMLQKLIDAYKKHSLGKKTLIFNNGINTSISVYYAFKEADLPIMHLDNTATKKQRKQILQWFHETPDAILTSVSILTTGFDEPTIDTIILNRATKSLTLYYQMIGRGSRILNNKSKFTTIDLGNNLYRFGPWGADLDWQLIFKSPNWYADRIKDDEAIEANFKHDLSDEVKEEFSKSEDTYFDIRQTYKDAVDSGESSKVVLERSIEQHAKICIENSEDVYDALALAKLLKDDINQRIEIYAKCISRSTYNFLKWLKDDYQKKLNSYLRTNFDEKFEEIHGFPPEE; encoded by the coding sequence ATGTCTGAAACAAATCAAGCTGTTCAAGAAAAGAAAACCGATAAAGAATTATACGACTATCAACATGGTGCCATAAGCCAGATTTTCGAAAAGTTTGATAACGAACGTGACGATTATCACTTATTATACCAACTGCCAACAGGTGGTGGAAAAACAGTCATCTTCTCTGAAATGGTACGTCAATACTTAAAAAACCATGATAAAAAGGTTTTAATAATGACGCACAGAGTGGAATTGTGTAACCAAACCTCAAAAATGTTAGATGGTTTTGGTGTGACCAACAAAGTGGTTAATAGTAAGGCGAATTTAGATGACCAAGGCGAGTATTCTTGTTTTGTGGCCATGGTTGAAACCTTGAATAACAGACTGAATGATGATAAATTAGATATTTCTGATGTTGGATTGGTAATTATTGATGAAGCACATTACAATTCTTTTACTAAGCTCTTTAAGTTTTTTGAAAAATCCTTTATTCTTGGAGTAACGGCAACACCTTTAAGTTCCAATAAAGAGTTGCCAATGAAGGACAATTATGACGAACTTATTACAGGGGAAACTATAGAGAACCTAATAGAGAATGAGTTTTTGGCAAGAGCTGAAACTTATGCTTATGATATGGGATTAACTTCTCTGGAAGTCGGCTCCAATGGTGATTATACCGTAAAATCTTCTGAAGATTTATACTCGAGTCCTGCGATGTTGCAAAAGCTAATTGATGCCTATAAAAAACATTCACTTGGAAAGAAGACCTTGATTTTCAACAACGGTATTAATACGTCTATTAGTGTATATTATGCTTTTAAAGAAGCCGATTTACCAATTATGCACTTGGATAATACAGCAACTAAAAAACAACGTAAACAGATTTTACAATGGTTTCACGAAACACCAGATGCAATTTTAACATCCGTGAGTATCTTAACCACTGGTTTTGATGAACCTACAATTGATACTATTATTTTAAACAGAGCCACAAAATCCTTGACCTTATATTATCAAATGATTGGTCGTGGATCTCGTATATTGAATAATAAATCGAAATTCACAACCATAGATTTAGGAAACAACCTATATAGATTTGGACCTTGGGGCGCAGATTTGGATTGGCAATTGATTTTTAAATCGCCAAACTGGTATGCCGATAGAATTAAGGATGACGAAGCTATTGAGGCCAATTTTAAACATGATTTATCAGATGAAGTCAAAGAGGAATTCTCTAAATCTGAAGATACGTATTTCGATATCAGACAAACCTACAAAGATGCTGTAGATAGTGGTGAATCTTCAAAAGTGGTTTTAGAACGCTCTATAGAACAACACGCAAAAATCTGTATAGAAAACAGTGAAGATGTTTATGATGCGCTGGCCTTGGCAAAATTGCTTAAAGACGACATCAACCAACGTATTGAAATCTACGCGAAATGCATAAGCAGAAGTACCTATAACTTTTTAAAATGGTTAAAGGATGATTATCAAAAGAAATTGAATTCGTATCTGCGTACCAATTTTGATGAGAAGTTTGAAGAAATTCATGGGTTTCCACCAGAGGAATAA
- a CDS encoding DEAD/DEAH box helicase, with protein MTTFSELGIHKSYIKGLKELNIINPTEIQETVIPILLESKTDLIGLAQTGTGKTAAFGLPVLHAIDQNADEVQALIIAPTRELVQQIQRQLFRFTKYIDGKIFSEGVYGGEKIDKQIKNLSRTTHIVVATPGRLLDLVERGAVDISKVKILVLDEADEMLSMGFKEDLNKILKFNTSKRNTWLFSATMPDEIKSIIKNYMSPNAVKIEVNKNALVNENISHHFIHTSIKDKVNMIIRILDKRQDERGIIFCRTKAGTKTLAQQLQNEGFAVDALEGDMQQKERDKVMRAFKNESLQVLISTDVSARGIDVNNLAFVLHHQLPEQLEYYTHRSGRTARAGKTGQSIALIIPGDMQKVLDIQKALGITFRELTM; from the coding sequence ATGACAACATTTTCAGAATTAGGCATTCACAAATCATATATAAAAGGGTTAAAAGAACTTAATATTATCAATCCGACGGAAATTCAAGAAACCGTAATTCCTATTTTACTGGAATCCAAAACCGATTTAATAGGTTTGGCACAAACAGGAACAGGAAAAACGGCTGCTTTTGGCTTACCGGTTTTACATGCCATTGATCAAAATGCCGATGAAGTTCAAGCGTTGATCATTGCACCAACGCGTGAATTGGTACAACAAATACAAAGGCAACTCTTTAGATTCACTAAATATATTGACGGTAAGATTTTTTCTGAAGGCGTTTATGGCGGTGAAAAAATAGATAAACAAATTAAAAACCTGAGCAGGACTACGCACATTGTGGTTGCCACGCCAGGACGTTTGCTGGATTTGGTAGAACGTGGTGCGGTAGATATTTCAAAAGTTAAGATCTTAGTTTTAGATGAAGCCGATGAAATGCTCAGTATGGGTTTTAAAGAAGACTTAAATAAAATATTAAAATTCAATACGTCTAAAAGAAACACTTGGCTCTTTTCAGCAACTATGCCAGATGAAATAAAAAGCATCATAAAAAATTATATGTCGCCAAATGCTGTTAAAATTGAAGTCAATAAAAATGCGTTGGTAAACGAGAATATTTCCCATCATTTTATACACACCTCTATAAAAGATAAGGTGAATATGATTATCCGAATCTTGGATAAGCGTCAAGACGAAAGAGGTATCATTTTCTGTAGAACAAAAGCAGGCACAAAAACTTTAGCACAACAATTACAAAACGAAGGTTTTGCGGTGGACGCTTTAGAAGGCGACATGCAACAAAAAGAACGCGATAAAGTGATGCGTGCTTTTAAAAACGAAAGTTTACAGGTGTTGATCTCAACCGATGTGTCGGCAAGAGGAATTGACGTGAATAATCTTGCTTTTGTATTGCATCATCAACTTCCAGAACAATTGGAATATTATACACATAGAAGCGGAAGAACAGCAAGAGCAGGTAAAACAGGCCAATCCATTGCATTAATCATTCCTGGAGACATGCAAAAAGTTCTAGACATTCAGAAAGCTTTAGGCATTACGTTTAGGGAGCTCACAATGTAG
- a CDS encoding DUF4251 domain-containing protein: protein MFKRAIYKRLGLLFCISIIGIFWNCKSSDITDDENYTTDINKLEMLLEKEAYSIDIEAALPFVTASTQQVANALFLSRTGNTASRVYVGGDGHFIEIKNDSVKGDLPFFGERRLSGGPYGGRNGGIAFEGLPENFEKSLNKNKRKLEIKFSISQTGESSERYDVNLEIFPSKNAVVNINSTYKTSMGYTGNLRLENESQ, encoded by the coding sequence ATGTTTAAAAGAGCAATTTACAAGAGACTGGGATTATTATTCTGTATAAGTATAATAGGTATATTTTGGAATTGTAAATCCAGCGACATCACTGATGACGAAAACTATACTACCGACATTAACAAGTTGGAAATGCTTTTGGAAAAAGAAGCATACAGCATAGATATTGAAGCCGCATTACCATTCGTTACTGCATCAACGCAACAGGTCGCTAATGCCTTATTTTTATCAAGAACTGGGAATACTGCTAGCAGAGTTTATGTAGGTGGAGATGGTCATTTTATCGAAATAAAAAATGACTCTGTAAAAGGTGATTTACCATTTTTTGGCGAAAGACGACTAAGTGGAGGTCCTTATGGTGGTAGAAATGGTGGAATAGCTTTTGAAGGCCTTCCAGAAAATTTCGAGAAAAGCCTAAATAAAAATAAAAGGAAGCTCGAGATTAAATTTTCAATCAGTCAAACTGGGGAATCATCTGAACGTTATGATGTGAACCTCGAGATATTCCCTAGTAAAAATGCAGTAGTTAATATAAATTCAACTTATAAAACATCTATGGGATATACAGGAAATTTAAGGCTTGAAAACGAATCTCAATAA